Proteins co-encoded in one Candidatus Blochmannia sp. SNP genomic window:
- a CDS encoding urease accessory protein UreD, with the protein MNNNNNNNKLSQNLIDGWLGALELNFALRKGRSVLTKCKHIGPFYVKKSFYSKGDNTPHVYLLHPPGGLVGGDKLTLDVKLESGSRALLTTPGSSKFYRSNGICAVQKHTFTLERNTALEWVPQSSIFFPKTKAKIDTTFIIEQGSKIISFEMLCFVNSSLGIYVYPEEVEIFLNICLSNSVGLQERLQINESNCIMKLGGFKISALLFAIPSDEKILDMVRKLITSVKYFQVGGATLLDNILVVRLLGNDNQYLKKLLCHIWYVIRPFVIGREVTIPRIWST; encoded by the coding sequence ATGAATAATAATAATAATAATAATAAATTATCTCAGAATTTGATTGATGGTTGGTTAGGTGCTTTGGAGTTAAATTTTGCTTTACGCAAGGGGCGTAGCGTGCTTACAAAATGTAAGCATATTGGTCCATTTTATGTGAAAAAGAGTTTTTATTCAAAAGGTGATAATACTCCACATGTATATTTGTTGCATCCTCCTGGTGGATTAGTTGGAGGAGATAAGTTGACATTAGATGTTAAATTGGAATCAGGTAGCAGAGCATTATTGACGACACCTGGTTCTTCTAAATTTTATCGTAGTAATGGCATTTGCGCAGTACAGAAGCATACATTTACATTAGAGCGTAATACTGCTTTGGAATGGGTCCCTCAAAGCAGTATTTTTTTTCCTAAAACAAAAGCAAAAATAGATACTACCTTTATTATAGAACAGGGATCTAAAATTATATCATTTGAAATGTTATGTTTTGTAAATTCATCATTAGGTATTTATGTTTATCCAGAAGAAGTAGAGATTTTTTTAAATATTTGTTTATCTAATTCTGTTGGTTTACAGGAGAGACTTCAGATTAATGAGTCTAATTGTATTATGAAATTAGGAGGATTTAAAATAAGCGCTTTACTTTTTGCTATTCCATCAGATGAAAAAATATTGGATATGGTACGCAAACTTATTACATCAGTTAAATATTTTCAAGTCGGAGGTGCTACATTATTAGATAATATTCTTGTAGTGCGACTATTGGGCAATGATAATCAATATTTAAAAAAATTGCTTTGTCATATTTGGTATGTTATACGTCCGTTTGTAATTGGGAGAGAAGTTACAATACCTCGTATTTGGTCGACATGA
- a CDS encoding urease subunit gamma, whose amino-acid sequence MKLLPREKDKLLLFTAALLAERRRNRGLKLNYPEAIALISSVILEGAREGKNVAELMDIGKNILTRDDVMVGVPEMITDVQVEATFTDGTKLVTVHDPII is encoded by the coding sequence ATGAAACTATTACCCCGTGAAAAAGATAAATTATTATTGTTTACGGCAGCATTATTGGCAGAAAGGCGCCGTAATAGAGGTTTGAAACTAAATTATCCAGAAGCAATAGCATTGATTAGTTCTGTAATTTTAGAGGGAGCACGTGAAGGAAAAAATGTGGCTGAGCTAATGGACATAGGAAAGAATATATTAACTAGAGATGATGTTATGGTGGGAGTACCTGAAATGATTACTGATGTACAAGTAGAGGCTACTTTTACTGATGGAACTAAATTAGTAACGGTACATGATCCGATAATTTGA
- a CDS encoding urease subunit beta — MIPGEFYISNGNIELNVGRQQVLVTVINYGDRPVQIGSHFHFYEVNTALKFNRVLVRGFRLNIPSGTAIRFEPGQSRTVELVKYTGACKIYGFCKAIMGKLN, encoded by the coding sequence ATGATCCCAGGTGAATTCTATATTTCCAATGGAAATATAGAATTAAATGTTGGAAGACAGCAAGTTTTAGTAACTGTTATTAATTATGGAGATAGACCTGTTCAAATTGGCTCCCATTTTCATTTTTATGAAGTTAATACTGCTTTAAAATTTAATCGAGTTCTTGTTCGTGGTTTTCGTTTGAATATTCCGTCAGGAACAGCAATACGTTTTGAGCCAGGGCAGTCTAGAACTGTGGAGCTTGTAAAATATACAGGAGCATGTAAAATTTATGGTTTTTGTAAAGCTATTATGGGTAAGTTGAATTAA
- the ureC gene encoding urease subunit alpha yields MSNVLSRHEYASLFGPTIGDSVRLADTELWIKVEKDFTVYGEEVKFGGGKVIRDGMGQGQMSSKDCVDLVLTNVIIVDYWGIVKADIGISNGRITGIGKSGNPDVQPNVTIFIGPSTDVIAAEGKIVTAGGIDSHVHFICPQQVEEGLCSGITTFIGGGTGPTTGSNATTCTPGPWFLSRMLQVADVLPINIGFTGKGSASLPKALEEQIIAGAIGLKIHEDWGATPAAIDCCLNVADHFDVQVSIHTDSLNESGFVEDTLSAIKGRTIHAYHTEGAGGGHSPDIIRMCGFNNILPSSTNPTMPYTINTIDEHLDMMMVCHNLNPNLPEDMAFSESRIRKETIAAEDILHDLGALSMISSDSQAMGRVGEVILRTWQTAHKMKSQRGSLSGDDKYNDNIRIKRYIAKYTINPAITHGISHEVGSIEIGKLADLVLWSPAFFGVKPELIIKGGMINSAIMGDPNASIPTPQPIHYRLMFGAHGNARHATRMTFLSKVAYHSELINSLKLVSLIGKAYKCRDIQKKHMINNSWQPMIEVDPQTYQVRANGELLTCEPSSSLPMSQRYFLF; encoded by the coding sequence ATGAGTAATGTATTGTCTAGGCATGAGTATGCTTCTTTATTCGGACCAACTATAGGCGATTCTGTTCGATTAGCTGATACTGAATTGTGGATAAAAGTAGAAAAGGATTTTACTGTGTATGGAGAAGAAGTAAAATTTGGAGGAGGTAAAGTTATACGAGATGGTATGGGTCAAGGACAAATGAGTAGTAAGGATTGTGTTGATTTAGTATTGACTAATGTAATAATTGTTGATTATTGGGGGATAGTAAAAGCAGATATTGGTATAAGTAATGGCCGTATTACGGGTATTGGGAAATCAGGAAATCCAGATGTTCAACCAAATGTAACGATATTTATTGGACCTAGCACAGACGTAATAGCAGCGGAGGGTAAAATCGTTACTGCCGGAGGAATTGATTCTCATGTTCATTTTATTTGCCCTCAACAGGTAGAAGAAGGGTTATGTTCTGGGATTACTACATTTATTGGAGGAGGTACTGGGCCAACAACGGGAAGTAATGCAACAACCTGTACTCCAGGTCCTTGGTTTTTATCTCGCATGCTACAAGTAGCAGATGTTTTGCCTATTAATATTGGGTTTACTGGTAAAGGTAGTGCCTCTTTACCTAAGGCTTTAGAAGAGCAAATAATTGCTGGGGCTATTGGTTTGAAGATTCATGAAGATTGGGGAGCAACACCTGCAGCTATTGATTGTTGTTTAAATGTGGCCGATCATTTTGACGTTCAAGTTTCTATTCATACTGATAGTTTAAATGAATCGGGATTCGTTGAAGATACTTTATCTGCGATTAAAGGGAGGACGATACATGCTTATCATACTGAGGGTGCAGGCGGTGGGCATTCTCCAGATATCATACGTATGTGCGGATTTAATAATATATTACCATCATCTACTAATCCTACTATGCCTTATACTATTAATACAATAGATGAGCACTTAGATATGATGATGGTTTGTCATAATCTTAATCCTAATCTGCCTGAAGATATGGCCTTTTCAGAATCTAGGATTCGTAAAGAGACTATTGCTGCTGAAGATATTTTACATGATCTTGGAGCTTTATCTATGATTTCTTCTGATTCTCAAGCTATGGGGCGAGTTGGGGAAGTTATTTTACGTACTTGGCAAACAGCTCATAAGATGAAGTCACAAAGGGGTTCATTATCAGGTGATGATAAATATAATGATAATATTCGTATAAAACGGTACATCGCTAAATATACAATTAATCCCGCAATAACACATGGTATTTCTCATGAGGTTGGTTCTATTGAAATAGGAAAGTTAGCGGATTTAGTATTATGGTCTCCTGCTTTTTTTGGGGTCAAACCAGAATTAATAATTAAAGGTGGTATGATTAACTCTGCTATTATGGGAGATCCTAATGCTTCTATACCCACTCCACAACCCATACATTATCGATTAATGTTTGGAGCACATGGTAATGCAAGACATGCGACACGTATGACATTTTTATCTAAAGTTGCTTATCATTCAGAATTAATAAATAGTTTAAAGTTAGTTAGTTTGATTGGTAAAGCTTATAAGTGTAGAGATATTCAAAAAAAGCATATGATTAATAATTCTTGGCAGCCAATGATTGAGGTAGATCCTCAGACTTATCAAGTACGTGCAAATGGAGAGTTATTAACGTGTGAGCCTTCATCTTCACTGCCTATGTCACAACGTTATTTTTTATTTTAG
- a CDS encoding urease accessory protein UreF encodes MCVTQSENSLLSLMQLISSNFPLGGFAYSRGLEWAVEYGWVNSVETFSAWQQQWIDGPLIHLEWPMLKRCYYYTQIRDEIKFFQCVLKILSCRDTREFRLEENQRGQAMMKLILQWYPLTHDDIWLSALERSGLASIAWLGCMWGIPLKDLALGYAYNMLESSIMAGLKLIPFGQRAAQKLLRYLMGFFPNAWNKADMIMDHELGSSFLLQSIASSCHETQYSRLFRS; translated from the coding sequence ATGTGTGTTACTCAGAGTGAAAATTCATTGTTATCTTTAATGCAGTTGATCAGTTCTAATTTTCCTTTGGGAGGATTTGCATATTCACGAGGTTTAGAGTGGGCTGTAGAGTATGGTTGGGTAAATTCTGTAGAAACTTTTTCTGCGTGGCAACAACAATGGATTGATGGGCCATTAATTCATTTAGAGTGGCCTATGCTTAAGCGTTGTTATTATTATACTCAAATTAGAGATGAAATTAAATTTTTTCAATGTGTATTAAAAATTTTATCATGTCGTGATACTCGTGAGTTTAGATTAGAAGAAAACCAACGTGGACAAGCAATGATGAAGTTAATATTGCAGTGGTATCCGTTGACTCATGATGATATTTGGTTATCAGCTTTAGAGCGTAGTGGTTTAGCGTCTATAGCATGGTTAGGGTGCATGTGGGGCATTCCCTTAAAAGATTTAGCGTTAGGATATGCTTACAATATGTTAGAATCGTCTATTATGGCAGGATTAAAATTGATACCTTTTGGGCAAAGAGCTGCTCAAAAGTTGTTAAGATATTTGATGGGATTTTTTCCAAATGCTTGGAATAAGGCGGATATGATAATGGATCATGAGTTAGGCAGTAGTTTTTTATTGCAATCTATAGCATCTTCTTGTCATGAAACACAGTACTCACGATTATTTCGGTCTTAA
- the ureG gene encoding urease accessory protein UreG encodes MCKKYTPPFRIGVGGPVGSGKTALLEVLCKKMKNNYQLAVVTNDIYTKEDQRILIDANALSADRIIGVETGGCPHAAIREDASMNLLAIEELTYKFKNLDIIFIESGGDNLSATFSPELSDLNLYVIDVAAGDKIPRKGGPGITRSDFLIINKIDLAAYVGASLEIMTRDTNCMRKGLPWSFTNLKIGHGVQCVLDFILEKRLSLLA; translated from the coding sequence TTGTGTAAAAAATATACTCCTCCATTTCGAATAGGTGTAGGTGGTCCAGTAGGATCAGGTAAAACTGCATTACTTGAAGTATTATGTAAAAAAATGAAAAATAATTATCAATTAGCGGTAGTAACCAATGATATTTATACTAAAGAAGATCAACGTATTTTGATAGATGCAAATGCTTTATCGGCTGATCGTATTATTGGTGTGGAAACCGGGGGATGTCCTCATGCTGCTATTCGTGAAGACGCTTCTATGAATTTGTTAGCTATAGAAGAATTAACCTATAAATTTAAGAATTTAGACATTATTTTTATTGAAAGTGGTGGAGATAATTTAAGCGCTACGTTTAGTCCGGAATTATCAGATTTAAATTTATATGTTATTGATGTAGCTGCAGGTGATAAAATACCTCGAAAAGGAGGACCGGGTATTACACGTTCTGATTTTTTAATAATTAATAAAATTGATTTAGCTGCGTACGTAGGAGCATCTTTAGAAATTATGACTAGAGATACGAATTGTATGAGAAAGGGTTTACCATGGTCTTTTACTAATTTGAAAATAGGTCATGGTGTACAATGTGTTCTTGATTTCATTTTGGAGAAACGGTTATCTTTATTAGCTTAA
- the upp gene encoding uracil phosphoribosyltransferase, with protein MKIVEVRHPLVQHKLGLMRICDISTKRFRELSAELGSLLTYVATDDLEVEIVTIKGWCGLVKIARIKGKKITVVPILRAGLGMMNGVLEHLPSARISIIGIYRNEITLEPIPYFHKLVYNINERMAMVLDPMLATGGSIIATIDLLKRFGCSNIKVLSIVAAPEGIEALEKKHPDIELYLASIDQKINKHGYIIPGFGDAGDKTFGTK; from the coding sequence ATGAAAATAGTTGAAGTTAGGCATCCATTAGTTCAACATAAATTAGGATTGATGCGTATTTGTGATATTAGTACTAAACGTTTTAGAGAGTTATCTGCAGAATTAGGAAGTTTATTAACTTATGTAGCTACTGATGATTTAGAAGTAGAAATAGTAACTATCAAGGGATGGTGTGGACTAGTTAAAATTGCGCGTATTAAAGGAAAAAAAATAACAGTAGTGCCAATATTAAGGGCTGGCTTGGGTATGATGAATGGTGTATTGGAGCACCTTCCAAGTGCACGTATCAGTATAATAGGAATTTATCGTAATGAAATTACTCTTGAGCCGATTCCATATTTTCATAAATTAGTTTATAATATAAATGAACGTATGGCTATGGTGTTAGATCCTATGTTAGCTACTGGTGGATCAATAATTGCTACTATTGATTTATTAAAAAGGTTTGGATGCAGTAACATAAAAGTTTTATCGATAGTAGCAGCGCCAGAGGGAATTGAAGCCTTAGAAAAAAAACATCCAGATATTGAATTGTATTTGGCCTCTATAGATCAAAAAATTAATAAACATGGTTATATTATTCCAGGTTTTGGGGATGCTGGTGATAAAACATTTGGAACTAAATAA
- the bcp gene encoding thioredoxin-dependent thiol peroxidase — MALLQPGDQAPHFILPDQDGISVDLYSFIGKKVLIYFYPKAMTPGCTIQACKLRDNIDIFKKLNVEIIGISNDKPEKLLKFHEKEMLRFTLLSDEHYKVTKKFGAWGEKKFMGKIYNGIHRVSFIIDSTGIIEQVFTHFKPVDHDQIVLHYLKL, encoded by the coding sequence ATGGCATTATTACAACCTGGAGATCAAGCTCCCCACTTTATTTTACCTGATCAAGATGGTATTTCAGTTGATCTTTATTCCTTCATAGGGAAAAAAGTACTTATTTATTTTTATCCTAAAGCTATGACACCAGGATGCACCATACAAGCATGTAAATTAAGAGATAATATAGATATATTTAAAAAATTAAACGTAGAAATAATTGGAATTAGTAACGATAAACCAGAGAAACTTTTAAAATTTCATGAAAAAGAAATGTTACGTTTTACTTTACTCTCTGACGAACACTATAAAGTCACTAAAAAATTTGGAGCATGGGGAGAAAAAAAATTCATGGGAAAAATATACAACGGAATACATCGTGTTAGTTTTATAATAGATTCTACCGGTATCATAGAACAAGTATTTACACATTTTAAACCTGTTGATCACGATCAAATCGTATTACATTATCTTAAATTATAA
- the dapA gene encoding 4-hydroxy-tetrahydrodipicolinate synthase: MFTGSIVALITPMDLQGSVDWISLKKLVDYHVTSGTTAIVSVGTTGEMSGLTQEEHVDVVMKTLEFSDGRLPVIAGTGANSTAEAISLTSKFNNSDIAACLSVTPYYNRPNQEGLFQHFKAISESTELPQILYNVPLRTGCDMVPSTVSRLSKIKNIIGIKEATGNLNRVNQLKQLVHEDFILLSGDDLSALDFMKLGGVGVISVTANVAAKEMADLCKLANKNDFLNAQYINQRLMPIHKALFIDSNPIPVKWACKELGLISYDTLRLPMTYLSEVYCHVLKKALIDSGLFYT; the protein is encoded by the coding sequence ATGTTTACCGGAAGTATCGTCGCTTTAATCACCCCAATGGATTTACAAGGTTCTGTAGATTGGATAAGTTTAAAAAAACTTGTTGATTATCATGTAACTAGTGGTACAACAGCTATTGTTTCTGTCGGAACGACTGGGGAAATGTCTGGACTTACACAGGAAGAACATGTTGATGTGGTTATGAAAACTTTAGAGTTTAGTGATGGTAGATTACCTGTTATAGCAGGTACTGGTGCAAATTCGACAGCAGAGGCTATTTCATTAACTAGTAAATTTAATAATAGCGATATAGCTGCTTGTTTAAGTGTAACGCCCTATTATAATCGTCCTAATCAAGAAGGGTTATTTCAACATTTTAAAGCTATTTCAGAAAGTACAGAATTACCCCAGATATTATACAATGTTCCATTGCGTACTGGGTGTGATATGGTGCCAAGTACTGTTTCTCGTTTATCAAAGATAAAAAATATAATTGGTATTAAAGAGGCGACAGGAAATTTAAATAGAGTAAATCAATTAAAACAGCTCGTTCATGAAGATTTTATTTTATTAAGTGGAGATGACTTAAGTGCATTAGATTTTATGAAACTTGGAGGAGTCGGAGTAATTTCTGTTACTGCCAATGTTGCTGCAAAAGAAATGGCTGACTTATGTAAATTAGCAAATAAAAATGATTTTTTAAATGCACAATACATCAATCAACGCTTGATGCCTATTCATAAAGCATTATTCATTGATTCTAATCCTATACCAGTAAAATGGGCTTGTAAAGAATTAGGGTTGATTTCATATGATACTTTGCGTTTACCTATGACCTATTTATCTGAGGTATATTGTCATGTATTAAAGAAGGCTTTAATAGATTCAGGATTATTTTATACTTAA
- the dapE gene encoding succinyl-diaminopimelate desuccinylase: MNFSKLEILAQKLIKQPSVCPRNNNCHEIIVDYLQKLNFKIELMQFDDTLNIWAYHGNNGKKQKHTTTLLFLGHTDVVDPGNIQHWNHPPFSGVIHNNALHGRGAVDMKGALAAMLVASDNFINKNPNYQGRLAFLITADEEGTGINGTTRVVESLMMRNEHIDYCIVGEPSSQHQIGDIIKNGRRGSLMGQLTIYGSQGHVAYPQFSKNPIHLVIPILSDLLNTTWDQEKNVFFPPTTIQITNIYTNNNNNSNIIPHTVTLDFNFRFNNKSSIEDIKKGINKILTYYSLTYNIDWKLSAEPYFSNPGKLTNVVVNAIKYYQKFEPCLETTGGTSDGRFIAKMGTEVIELGARNHTIHKINEYIDLADLKLLSSIYQKIIEDLLLYQQ, translated from the coding sequence ATGAATTTTTCTAAATTAGAAATATTAGCTCAAAAATTAATTAAACAACCATCAGTATGCCCAAGAAATAATAATTGCCATGAAATAATTGTGGATTATTTACAAAAATTAAATTTTAAAATAGAGCTCATGCAATTTGATGATACGCTTAATATTTGGGCATACCATGGCAATAATGGTAAAAAACAAAAACATACTACTACATTATTATTTCTTGGGCATACTGATGTGGTAGACCCTGGAAACATACAGCACTGGAATCATCCCCCATTCTCAGGTGTAATACACAATAACGCATTACACGGGAGAGGAGCGGTGGATATGAAAGGTGCATTAGCTGCTATGTTAGTTGCCTCCGATAATTTTATAAACAAAAATCCCAATTATCAAGGTCGACTTGCATTTCTTATTACTGCTGACGAAGAAGGAACTGGAATAAATGGAACTACAAGAGTTGTAGAATCTTTAATGATGCGCAACGAACATATAGATTATTGTATAGTAGGTGAACCATCAAGTCAACATCAAATTGGAGACATTATAAAAAATGGAAGACGTGGTTCACTTATGGGACAATTAACAATATATGGATCACAAGGTCATGTAGCATACCCCCAATTCTCAAAAAACCCAATCCATTTAGTTATTCCAATATTATCAGATCTCCTAAATACTACATGGGATCAAGAAAAAAATGTATTTTTCCCTCCTACTACTATACAGATTACAAATATTTATACGAATAACAACAATAATAGTAATATTATACCTCATACAGTTACATTAGACTTTAATTTTCGCTTTAATAATAAATCTTCTATTGAAGACATTAAAAAAGGTATAAATAAAATACTTACATATTATTCTTTAACTTATAATATTGATTGGAAACTTTCTGCAGAACCTTATTTCAGTAATCCAGGAAAACTAACTAATGTTGTAGTCAATGCTATTAAATATTATCAAAAATTTGAACCTTGTTTAGAAACTACAGGGGGCACTTCTGATGGACGTTTCATAGCTAAAATGGGAACAGAAGTTATAGAATTAGGCGCACGTAATCATACTATCCATAAAATCAATGAATACATTGATTTAGCAGATCTAAAATTACTTAGCTCTATATATCAAAAAATAATAGAAGATTTACTTCTATATCAACAATAA
- the tkt gene encoding transketolase — translation MLITNKILANAIRILSIDAIQQANSGHPGCPMGMADIAEVLWRDYINHNPINPNWINRDRFVLSNGHGSMLLYSILHLTGYSISIEDLKNFRQLNSKTPGHPEYGHTDGVEVTTGPLGQGLANAVGLAIAERTLAAQFNRMQFNIIDHYTYVFLGDGCMMEGISHEVCSLAGTMKLNKLIMFYDNNGISIDGNITEWFTDDTAMRFESYGWNVIRNINGHNRDSIKIAINQAKSIPNKPSLLICNTIIAFGSPNKSGTHSAHGAPLGPEEVAATRKALHWHEPQFVIPKKIYKLWNAKIIGQEKEDAWKQLFCKYTLTYPDLSKELIRRIQRKLPDDWYKKTKKFIENLQMNPKNIATRQASQITIESFSKKLPELFGGSADLTPSNLTTWSQSSSIMKNAAGNYIHYGVREFGMTAIANGIANYGAFLPYTATFLTFVEYARNAVRMAALMNSHHIMIYTHDSIGLGEDGPTHQPIEQLSNLRMTPNLTVWRPCDQVETAVAWKSAIEHHGPTALILSRQNLIQQERTSTQTNNIARGGYILKDCQGVPELIIIATGSEIVLAINSYYRLTNEGYKVRVVSLPSTDIFDQQDVSYREYVLPNTIINRIAIEASSTDYWYKYVGLYGEIIGMNEFGKSAPPNQLFKFFNFTVDYVIEKSYKLLNKFIN, via the coding sequence ATGTTAATAACAAATAAAATATTAGCTAATGCTATACGCATACTAAGCATAGATGCCATACAACAGGCTAATTCCGGACACCCTGGTTGTCCCATGGGTATGGCTGATATTGCTGAAGTATTATGGAGAGATTACATAAATCATAATCCAATCAATCCAAATTGGATTAATAGAGACAGATTCGTTCTATCTAATGGACATGGATCAATGCTACTATATAGTATACTACATTTAACTGGATATTCTATATCTATAGAAGATCTAAAAAATTTTAGACAATTAAATTCTAAAACACCTGGACATCCAGAATATGGACATACTGATGGAGTTGAAGTTACAACAGGACCATTAGGACAAGGCCTAGCTAATGCTGTGGGATTAGCAATTGCTGAGCGAACACTAGCAGCTCAATTTAATCGTATGCAATTTAATATCATTGATCATTATACTTATGTATTTTTAGGAGATGGGTGCATGATGGAAGGTATTTCTCATGAAGTTTGCTCATTAGCTGGAACCATGAAACTAAATAAATTAATTATGTTCTATGATAACAATGGTATTTCTATAGATGGCAATATAACAGAATGGTTCACGGATGATACTGCTATGCGCTTTGAATCTTATGGATGGAATGTAATACGTAATATAAACGGACATAATAGAGATTCTATTAAAATTGCAATTAACCAAGCTAAGTCTATACCGAATAAACCATCATTATTAATATGTAATACTATTATTGCTTTTGGATCACCAAATAAAAGCGGTACACACAGCGCACATGGCGCTCCGCTAGGACCAGAAGAAGTAGCTGCTACACGAAAAGCCCTCCATTGGCATGAACCCCAGTTTGTTATACCTAAAAAAATATATAAATTATGGAACGCTAAAATAATAGGTCAAGAAAAAGAAGATGCTTGGAAACAACTATTTTGTAAATACACACTTACTTATCCTGATTTATCAAAAGAATTAATAAGACGAATACAACGAAAATTACCTGATGATTGGTACAAAAAAACGAAAAAATTTATCGAAAACTTACAAATGAACCCTAAAAATATTGCTACACGTCAAGCTTCTCAAATTACAATTGAATCTTTTTCCAAAAAATTGCCGGAACTTTTTGGCGGATCAGCAGATTTAACACCCAGCAATTTAACAACTTGGTCTCAATCTTCCTCTATTATGAAAAATGCTGCTGGAAATTATATTCATTACGGTGTACGCGAATTTGGTATGACTGCGATTGCTAACGGTATTGCTAATTATGGAGCTTTTCTACCCTATACCGCTACATTTTTAACATTTGTTGAATACGCACGTAACGCGGTTCGTATGGCAGCGTTAATGAACAGTCATCATATTATGATTTATACTCATGATTCTATTGGGTTAGGAGAAGACGGTCCGACTCATCAACCTATAGAACAATTATCAAATTTACGTATGACTCCAAATTTAACAGTATGGCGCCCCTGTGACCAAGTAGAAACAGCAGTTGCTTGGAAATCTGCAATTGAACATCATGGCCCAACCGCGCTAATTTTATCTAGACAAAACCTTATACAACAAGAACGCACATCAACACAAACTAACAATATTGCTCGAGGAGGGTACATTCTAAAAGATTGCCAAGGCGTGCCTGAATTAATTATCATTGCTACTGGATCAGAAATAGTACTAGCCATAAATTCATATTACCGCTTAACCAATGAAGGATATAAAGTACGAGTTGTTTCCTTACCTTCTACTGATATATTTGATCAACAAGATGTATCTTACCGTGAATACGTATTACCAAATACAATAATTAATAGAATAGCTATTGAAGCTAGTAGTACTGATTATTGGTATAAATATGTTGGATTATATGGTGAAATAATAGGTATGAATGAATTTGGAAAATCAGCTCCACCAAATCAATTATTTAAATTTTTCAACTTTACTGTAGATTATGTAATCGAGAAATCATATAAATTATTAAATAAATTTATAAATTAA